A genomic region of Acidimicrobiia bacterium contains the following coding sequences:
- the infC gene encoding translation initiation factor IF-3: protein MATIETRINDQIRAKEVRVIGEDGSQLGVRTLKDALILSSTADLDLVEIAPNTAPPVCKIMNFGRFKYEQEQKKKEARKNTTNVVVKEMKFRPKIDGHDYDTKMTHVRRFLEEGSKVKLTIMFRGREMAHPEFGRELLNRVATDLEDIAMVFQNPTQDGRNMTMVLHPTVKPKKSIESKQLARGEKVYKNFSTLDRLEGNSIEVESDVEVELTAKDIRNAKKSKYKKGIQEELDGIDLDGEPEE from the coding sequence ATCGCTACTATAGAAACCCGAATAAACGATCAAATTCGTGCTAAGGAAGTTCGTGTAATTGGAGAAGATGGAAGCCAACTAGGCGTTCGAACTTTAAAAGATGCACTTATTCTTTCATCTACAGCTGACCTAGATCTTGTAGAAATAGCTCCAAATACTGCTCCGCCTGTTTGTAAAATAATGAACTTCGGTAGATTTAAATATGAGCAAGAGCAAAAGAAAAAAGAAGCTCGCAAAAACACTACAAATGTTGTCGTAAAAGAAATGAAATTTCGTCCAAAAATCGATGGTCATGATTATGACACGAAAATGACACATGTTAGAAGGTTTTTAGAAGAAGGATCAAAAGTAAAACTTACAATCATGTTCAGGGGTAGGGAAATGGCTCACCCAGAATTTGGTCGAGAATTGCTTAACAGGGTAGCTACAGATCTCGAAGATATAGCAATGGTCTTTCAGAATCCAACGCAAGATGGAAGAAATATGACTATGGTTCTTCACCCAACTGTAAAACCTAAGAAATCTATAGAATCAAAACAACTTGCTCGCGGAGAAAAAGTTTACAAAAACTTTTCAACATTAGATCGACTTGAAGGAAATTCAATCGAAGTAGAGTCAGATGTGGAAGTAGAACTAACAGCAAAAGATATAAGAAACGCAAAGAAATCTAAATATAAGAAAGGTATACAAGAAGAGTTAGACGGAATTGACTTGGACGGTGAACCAGAAGAGTAA
- the rplT gene encoding 50S ribosomal protein L20: MARVKRSVNSKKGRKAILEKAKGYRGARHRTLRAANEAVMKAGQYAYRDRRSKKGDIRRLWIVRINAQCRINEISYSQFIAGLRKAEVDVDRKMLSEMAVNDQATFAVLVQTAKDALAAK; this comes from the coding sequence ATGGCGCGTGTAAAACGTTCAGTAAATTCAAAAAAAGGCCGCAAGGCAATATTGGAAAAAGCAAAAGGTTATAGAGGCGCGAGACACCGCACGCTTCGTGCTGCAAATGAAGCAGTAATGAAAGCTGGCCAATATGCATATCGTGACCGACGTTCAAAAAAAGGCGATATTCGCCGTTTGTGGATTGTACGTATTAACGCACAGTGTCGTATAAACGAAATTAGTTACTCTCAGTTTATTGCTGGCTTGAGAAAAGCAGAAGTAGATGTAGATCGTAAAATGCTTTCTGAAATGGCAGTCAATGACCAAGCAACTTTCGCAGTCTTAGTGCAAACAGCAAAAGACGCTTTAGCCGCTAAATAA
- the rpmI gene encoding 50S ribosomal protein L35, translating to MPKVKTNKSAAKRFKISGTGKIRRRKHGGAHLLSKKSSARKRRLNEIVEVTGKDAQKVMRLLGKR from the coding sequence ATGCCAAAAGTAAAAACAAATAAATCAGCAGCCAAGAGATTCAAAATCTCTGGTACTGGAAAAATTCGACGTCGCAAACATGGTGGAGCACACCTTTTGTCTAAGAAATCATCAGCACGCAAACGTCGTCTGAACGAAATCGTTGAAGTTACTGGTAAAGATGCGCAAAAAGTTATGCGTCTATTAGGAAAAAGATAA